The following are encoded together in the Mauremys reevesii isolate NIE-2019 unplaced genomic scaffold, ASM1616193v1 Contig44, whole genome shotgun sequence genome:
- the LOC120394244 gene encoding C-type lectin domain family 2 member D-like, protein MGPGAVDTDSQVPLQRGYRIGGNGHQRSGWWPEPPCNCKRRTVTLTVALAIMFLGLIITVIVLAVLLSRRPPAAHGPCCPDGWVGYQGKCYYFSEAEENWNNSQRHCSSLGASLAAIDTLQDLDFMLRYKGKPHHWVGLRREQELGQPWKWVNGTEFNHLFVITADGDCVYLNDENWVSSSQCTSERHWICSKPDAFTKAKEAAVEGGS, encoded by the exons ATGGGGCCAGGAGCTGTGGACACTGACAGCCAAGTGCCACTGCAGCGAGGGTACCGTATTGGTGGCAATGGACACCAGAGGAGTGGATGGTGGCCAG AACCTCCTTGTAACTGCAAGAGACGCACTGTCACCCTCACAGTCGCCCTCGCAATCATGTTCTTAGGTCTCATCATCACTGTTATTGTCCTGGCAG TGTTGCTGTCTAGGCGTCCTCCAGCTGCCCATGGCCCCTGCTGCCCGGACGGCTGGGTCGGATACCAAGGGAAATGCTATTATTTCTCCGAGGCCGAAGAGAACTGGAACAACAGCCAGAGACACTGCTCCTCCCTCGGTGCCTCCCTGGCTGCGATCGACACCCTGCAGGACCTG GATTTCATGCTGCGCTATAAAGGCAAACCCCACCACTGGGTCGGCCTCCggagggagcaggagctgggccagCCCTGGAAATGGGTCAACGGCACCGAATTCAACCACCT GTTTGTGATAACAGCAGATGGTGACTGCGTGTATCTGAATGACGAGAATTGGGTCAGCAGCTCACAGTGCACCAGTGAGAGACACTGGATCTGCAGCAAACCTGATGCGTTTACAAAGGCGAAGGAGGCGGCAGTGGAAGGGGGCTCATAA